In the Bacteroidota bacterium genome, GTAATTACATCAAAATCAAGTATGTAACCCAAATGCCTGCGCAGGTGCCTACTTTCGTGTTTTTTACCAATTTTCCGAACGATATTCGTGAACCATACAGAAATTACCTCGAAAATCAGTTGAGAGAACATTTTTCGCTGACCGGAACACCGGTAAACATTTTCTTCAGAAAGAAGTAAGCGTTGTAATTTTTTATAATTTTGCATAATACCACTAAACAAAATCAAAACAAAATGAAAAAAGTATCTTATTTCGCTATCGCCCTCGTAATCATGGGTTTTGTTGCCTGTAAATCAAACAAAGCTGATGGTGGCGAAGGAACTGATGTAGATACCTTAACTACCCAGGTAGAAACAGGTGCATCAGAATCTATCGACAATGCAGCTAAAGTTGACGAAGTTTTAAATCAGGAATCGGATGATGAATTATTCGGAACTGATGTTGATGATGCTGAGGTTGAAAGTGCTACAAAAAAATAATTAAGACCTAAAAAACAAAACCCCGACTTGATTAAAGTCGGGGTTTTTTATTGTCGTTAAACAAAATTATTTCACTTCCTGAACTGCTTTTATAAACGCATCATCCAGTTTATTCATGTTGGCATAAAAACCATTGTCGCCCCATTTTTGTCGGGCAATATATGCCTTCATGGCAATTTCTATTTTTTCGCGTGCTGCATTTACTTCAGCAGTTGTTACAGCTTTATCAGTATCATGCACACCTACATATTGAACAAATTTTTGAAATAAAGCATCACTCACTTTATAATTATTTGTAAAATCATTTACATCGATAAAATCAGAAAATGTTTTACTGTTAGCAGCATAATTAGAATAACTGAATTGCTGAATTAATGAGCGGTTCAATAAATAATTTAATGTTTGATTTACCGGTGATGTATCCAATGGAACATAAACATCAGGATGAATACCCCAGTCTATTTTTTTATTTTCTTTTAAACTGTCCGGCAATTCACCACCGTTCATCATAATAGTTAAATATTGCTCGTAATAAGCATCAACACCTTCATCGTAAGGGCGTTGAATACTCTTGCCTGATGGTGTGTAATAACGTGCAATGGTAAGGCGAATGGCAGAACTGTCGTTCAGGTCGTAAACCTGTTGTACCAAACCTTTTCCGAAACTGCGGCGCCCTACTATTTTAGCGCGTTTATTATCTTGTAAAGCACCTGCTAATATTTCACTTGCAGATGCGGAATATTCATTAATGAGTACTACAACATTTCCACTTTCAAATAAACCATTTTTACCGGCGTTGTAATCACTTCTTCCAACTGCTCTTCCTTCAGTATAAACAATTAGTGGTGTGCCTGCTAAAAATTCATCTGCTAAAGCAACAGCACCGGTTAAGTAACCGCCGGGATTAAATCGTAAATCCAAAATCAGGTTTTTCATTCCTGAACTTTTCAGAGTCATTAATGCATCGTCGAATTCGATTGGTGTTTTCTCTGAAAATTTATTTACTTTAATATATCCGATTTTATCATCCACCATATACGCAGCATCAATACTCGTAATTGGAATTACATCACGAACAATAGTAAATGGCAACAGGTTTTTTTCGCCGCCGCGTTTTATCATCACCTTAACTTCGGTGCCTTTTTTTCCACGCAATTTTTTAATGACATTTTCGCTGATGATTTTTATTCCGGCAACAGTACTGTCATCTATCTTAATAATTTTATCGCCGGCAAGTATACCTAACTTTGCAGAAGGTCCACCACTCAATACAGCAACCACCAAAATGGTATCGTCTACGATATTAAATTCAATTCCGACACCATCAAAATTGCCATCTAGTTCTTCATTAAATCCTACCAGGTCTTCTTTGTGGATATAACTGGAATGCGGGTCGAGTTTTTTGAATAACTCATCAATTGTTTCCGGTTTATTCAGATAATCGGCAACAAAACTATCCATCAGTGAATCAACGTTTAGTGAATCAACATAGCGCTGACTGATAAAATTTAGAATATCGTTGATTCGCTGGTTGGAGGTACTTTCTGTGGCATATGTTGGTCTGCCTGAGGCAAAAGGGCTTATTTTAACCCCAATGAGCACTCCAAATGCCAAAACTGCAGCAAATCCGAGTGGTAATA is a window encoding:
- a CDS encoding S41 family peptidase, which encodes MNNRYLLPLGFAAVLAFGVLIGVKISPFASGRPTYATESTSNQRINDILNFISQRYVDSLNVDSLMDSFVADYLNKPETIDELFKKLDPHSSYIHKEDLVGFNEELDGNFDGVGIEFNIVDDTILVVAVLSGGPSAKLGILAGDKIIKIDDSTVAGIKIISENVIKKLRGKKGTEVKVMIKRGGEKNLLPFTIVRDVIPITSIDAAYMVDDKIGYIKVNKFSEKTPIEFDDALMTLKSSGMKNLILDLRFNPGGYLTGAVALADEFLAGTPLIVYTEGRAVGRSDYNAGKNGLFESGNVVVLINEYSASASEILAGALQDNKRAKIVGRRSFGKGLVQQVYDLNDSSAIRLTIARYYTPSGKSIQRPYDEGVDAYYEQYLTIMMNGGELPDSLKENKKIDWGIHPDVYVPLDTSPVNQTLNYLLNRSLIQQFSYSNYAANSKTFSDFIDVNDFTNNYKVSDALFQKFVQYVGVHDTDKAVTTAEVNAAREKIEIAMKAYIARQKWGDNGFYANMNKLDDAFIKAVQEVK